The bacterium genome includes the window TGTGCTCGGTGACGGGGCAGTCCACCTGGGTGTAATCCACGCTGCCCTTGTAGTTCGGACAGGAGAAGGGGCAACGGGTCGGGTCCCAGCCTTGGGTGAACATGCCCTCGCGGTACAGCGGGTTGTACCCGCGCCCGACGGGAATGCCCTCGGCCGCCAGGGCCTCGACGAACTTGTCGCGCGACACGCCGCCAAAGCCGTTCCGGTCGTAGCGGAAGATGAACAGGTGGTAGGCACAGCGCTCGCCGCCGGGGCTGAAGGCCTGGGCGTCGAGACCCTCAATCTCGTCCAGTCGCGCGCGCAGGTGGGCGGCGTTGGCGTCGCGCAGGGCGGCTTGCTCCGGCCAGGTCTCCATCCCGCGCAGGATCAGCGCAGCCTGGAACTCGGTGAGGCGCAGGTTCATGCCCATCACGCGATGGTCGTACCAGCCGCCATCGGGCACGCGGCCCACGTTCATGTACGACCAGGCCTTGCCATACAGCGCCCGGTCGTTGGTGGTGGTGATGCCACCCTCGCCGGCGGTGATGTTCTTGGAGGACTGGAAGGAGAAGGCGCCGGCGTTGCCGATGGCGCCGACCTTTCGGCCGCGGTACTCGGCCCCGTGCGCCTGGGCGCAGTCCTCGATCAGCGCCAGGCCGTGCCGGTCGCAAACCGCCTGCAGGGCCTGCAGGTCGGCGGGCATCCCGCCGATGTGGACGCCGATGACGGCCGTGGTCTGCGGTGTCACGGCCGCGGCGACCGCGTCGGCATCGAGGCACAGCGTATCGGGCTTGATGTCGGCAAAGATCGGGATGGCATTCACCGCGATGACCGCGGAGGCGGTGGCGATGAAGGTGTAGGGCGGGACGATGACTTCATCGCCGGCGCCGACCTCGAGGGCGCGCAGGGCCAGCTCCAGGGCGATGGTGCCACTGGTGTTGGGGACGACGTACTCCGCGTCGCTGAGGCGCTTGAACTCCTCACTGAGGGCGGCATTCATCGGTCCGCCCACGCCCCAGACGCCACTATCCAGCACGGCCTTGAGCTTCTCAAGATAGCCGGGGTCCTTCGGCGGCCAGCTGGGCCACCCCGTCGTGTGAACAGCCTCGCCCCCGGTGATCGCCAACTTGCCCATCGAGCGCCTCCTCAGTCCTTGTACTACTTCATCTTGTGGATGCGGATGTTGCGATAGATGACCGGCTGGCGGGGATCAGGATAGGTCTCGCCGCCGATCCCCACTGTGTGCGGCCCCTCAAGACGGAAATCGTCATGCGTCAGCCGGCGGTCCTGGAAGACCGTCTGCTCGTTCATGTAGAAGGTGACGCGGTCGTCGCACTGCACAATCCGCATCCTGAGCTCCTGCGGCACCGCCGTCAGAGCGTGCTCCTGGTCCTCGCCCCACCCCGAGCCGCAGTATCCCGTGGTGGGTGACCGGATGATGCGGAAGGTGTCATAGTACGGATCGCTGGTGGCCGTGGCCACATCCACCAGGAAGCCGGCCTCGATGCCCTGCACTTCCCGGGGCGGGAACTCAACGTCGCACTGCATCTCATACCAGCGGCCGGGGCGGATGCTGCAGATCATCAGGGCGTACGTCTCGCCCGGGCGCATCACGAAGCCGTTGCCCGTCGGCAGCGGCCTGATCTCCCCCTGCCACGGCGACCAGCCAACCAGGTCCGGTGTCGGGTTCAGAGCGACCCACTGGTTGGCCTGGAGCTGCTTCTCCCACTGCAGCGTCTGCAGGCGGTCGCGCAGGTAGAAGCGCGCATGAGGCTCCTGCTCCTGCTTGAGGAGCTGCTGGAACGCCCCGAGCGCCTCGGCCGTCTTCTGAGTCTGGAACAGATTCTCGGCCTGGGTCACCTTCTCCTTGTTGGATCCGGTCACAGCGTAGATCTCGCCCGCGACCAACTCCAGCCGCTCGCCCCAGTTGCGATCCATGGCCGCACGATCCAGTTGGCCGTGCAGGGCGTCGAGCTGCTGGCGCGCCACGTCCATGTTTCCCGTCTGGTAGGCCTTCACCGCCAGGCGCGTGCGGAAGTCCTTGACCTTGTCCCGGTCCACCGGGTAGGGGCTCTTCTCGCTCACCGCGATGTAGCCCTCGAAGCACTGCCGGAGACCGTCAAAGACCTCCGGCTGCCGCCACACCGTATCGTCGCGGTCGCGGTTGGCGATGTAGTCCACGGCCTCGGAATACATGAACGGCACGTCGGTGTCGAAGCGCCCGGTGGCCAGGCACTCCTGGCCGAAGGCCAGCATCGCCTCGTGACTGCCGCCCCAGCGAGGCAGCAGGGAGTTGAGCATCCCGTAGTACGCGCCGCTGTAGTCCAACTGGGCGGCGACACAGCGATCAAACCACTGGCGCTCGGTCTCGGTTCCCCGTCCACCGGCGGAGTTGACGATGCAGATCATCGCCGAGGCCGGCTCGGGGTACTCCGGGTGCACGGCATAGGCCTTCTCGTAGTAGCCGCGCGCCAGTTGCGAGTACTTGCCGAACTGCTCCCACTGCTGCGGCTTGACGTCCTGCGCCCAGCCGGTGCCCCGGTTGACCCAGGCGTAGTCCTTGCAGTGCTGGCCCCAGGCCATGTTGAGCAGCCACGGGTCGGTGTTGGGGCGGTCCTTGAGCGCCTTGACGACCACCGCCTGCGAGCGGCGGAAGTCGCTCTCCATGATGTCAGTGAGGTCCGCCCACAGGGCCGACTGCTCGTACGGGCCGAAGTACTTCTTGTCGGCGGCGTCGGCGTAGGCGTTGATGGCCAGCGGCCGCCACTGGAAGTCTGCCCGCTCCAGGGAGTGGCCCACCTCGCCCTTCACGCAGGCCATGATGTGGTAGGTCCAGGCCAGCACGGTGGCCGGATACTGCAACTGCTTGAGCCCGGGTAGCGCGCGCCGGGCGTACGCCTCGGCCTTGCGATAGTCGTGCTGGTGGCGGTAGTACTGCGCGATCCGGCTGAGCACCAGCGGGTCATCGCACTGCAGCCGCTCGAGGGCCTTGACCACAGGCCCCTCCCACTGGTCATCGGGCATGTCAGGATGGCCGG containing:
- a CDS encoding DegT/DnrJ/EryC1/StrS family aminotransferase, with the protein product MGKLAITGGEAVHTTGWPSWPPKDPGYLEKLKAVLDSGVWGVGGPMNAALSEEFKRLSDAEYVVPNTSGTIALELALRALEVGAGDEVIVPPYTFIATASAVIAVNAIPIFADIKPDTLCLDADAVAAAVTPQTTAVIGVHIGGMPADLQALQAVCDRHGLALIEDCAQAHGAEYRGRKVGAIGNAGAFSFQSSKNITAGEGGITTTNDRALYGKAWSYMNVGRVPDGGWYDHRVMGMNLRLTEFQAALILRGMETWPEQAALRDANAAHLRARLDEIEGLDAQAFSPGGERCAYHLFIFRYDRNGFGGVSRDKFVEALAAEGIPVGRGYNPLYREGMFTQGWDPTRCPFSCPNYKGSVDYTQVDCPVTEHICTDGSFWMGQSTLLGTTRDMDDVADAVLKVRGNIGELTD